A window of the Natronomonas salina genome harbors these coding sequences:
- the aspS gene encoding aspartate--tRNA(Asn) ligase, with product MENRTYTADAEPGDSVTVAGWVHEVRDLGGIAFLILRDTTGRIQVKFEKEEMDDDLVETGLEVARESVISVTGQVEEEPRAPTGVEVTPESVEVVSEADTELPLDPSGKVDAELSTRLDNRTLDLRREEGQAIFEIRAEVLRGVREAFREADATEINTPKIVATGTEGGTELFPITYFGREAFMNQSPQLFKQLIAGSNLERVFEIGPIFRAEEHNTPRHLNEATSIDFEGAFCDHHDAMDVCESVVVSAYEAVAENCETQLEALDLAEEFEPPETPFPRLSYEEAIERINATGELDEQLVWGDDLPTEGEKALGDDVGGHYFITDWPAEIKPFYIMDHDDDAELSTGFDMMHPRMELVSGGQREHRREQLIEGFEQQGLDPDAFEYYTKMFQYGIPPHAGWGLGAERLLMTMLDLGNIREAVLFPRDRQRLSP from the coding sequence ATGGAGAACCGCACGTACACCGCGGATGCCGAGCCGGGCGATTCGGTCACCGTCGCCGGCTGGGTCCACGAAGTCCGCGACCTCGGTGGGATCGCCTTCCTCATTCTGCGCGACACCACCGGGCGGATCCAGGTGAAGTTCGAGAAGGAGGAGATGGACGACGACCTCGTGGAGACGGGACTGGAGGTCGCCCGGGAATCGGTCATCTCCGTGACCGGCCAGGTCGAGGAGGAGCCCCGCGCCCCGACCGGCGTGGAGGTCACGCCGGAGTCCGTCGAGGTCGTCTCGGAGGCCGACACGGAACTGCCGCTTGACCCCTCCGGGAAGGTCGACGCCGAACTCTCGACGCGGCTCGACAACCGGACGCTCGACCTCCGCCGCGAGGAGGGCCAGGCCATCTTCGAGATCCGCGCCGAGGTGCTCCGCGGTGTTCGGGAGGCGTTCCGCGAGGCCGACGCTACCGAGATCAACACGCCGAAGATCGTCGCCACCGGCACCGAGGGCGGGACGGAGCTGTTCCCGATCACGTACTTCGGCCGCGAAGCGTTCATGAACCAGAGCCCGCAGCTGTTCAAGCAGCTCATCGCGGGCTCGAACCTCGAGCGCGTCTTCGAGATCGGCCCCATCTTCCGCGCCGAGGAGCACAACACGCCGCGACACCTCAACGAGGCGACCTCCATCGACTTCGAGGGCGCCTTCTGCGACCACCACGACGCGATGGACGTCTGCGAGTCCGTCGTCGTCTCCGCCTACGAGGCCGTCGCCGAGAACTGCGAGACGCAGCTAGAGGCCCTCGACCTCGCCGAGGAGTTCGAGCCGCCGGAGACGCCGTTCCCCCGGCTCTCCTACGAGGAGGCCATCGAGCGCATCAACGCGACCGGCGAGCTCGACGAGCAGCTGGTCTGGGGCGACGACCTGCCGACGGAGGGCGAGAAGGCCCTCGGCGACGACGTCGGCGGCCACTACTTCATCACCGACTGGCCCGCGGAGATCAAGCCGTTCTATATCATGGACCACGACGACGACGCGGAGCTGTCGACGGGCTTCGACATGATGCACCCGCGGATGGAGCTCGTCTCGGGCGGCCAGCGCGAGCACCGCCGCGAGCAGCTCATCGAGGGCTTCGAACAGCAGGGGCTCGACCCGGACGCCTTCGAGTACTACACCAAGATGTTCCAGTACGGCATCCCGCCGCACGCCGGCTGGGGCCTCGGCGCCGAGCGCCTCCTGATGACGATGCTCGACCTGGGGAACATCCGCGAGGCGGTGCTGTTCCCGCGAGACCGGCAGCGTCTGAGCCCGTAG
- a CDS encoding DUF7261 family protein, with product MGTWNRDESGQIIIIAALLLAVIFVGLALVLNSAIYTENMATRGDTSTAEAMSVDTVTEDRLQGSIDNANYAIDEDSSYSVRRSRIRQNVSTWNTLMGGREARNGRSYITELNSITNGTRVVQRDTVDFMPADDDLDQSVLDLTIDPLGIEGRTTWLVVTDSEVRDFEMTVEKDSLKQTRQGLIADLVDLTDTALTGSDEFWVQTEGGDEMWRIYLVNDTVNNSVAAVTTELERDGDIVQNETIRSVCSVKGDAATIRFTSGELVSEDDRTDCPALQDAFAPDEYNLYYVGADEVAGSYQFIVDKEEVAFRDSVSEEYEDDGIIGSAMGTLECILTLGMSCNHDVFKDSPNSNEKPYTNTAIYDVSVESTYQDDRITYTRNVTFPPAAR from the coding sequence ATGGGAACCTGGAACAGAGACGAGTCTGGCCAAATCATCATTATCGCCGCTCTGTTGCTCGCCGTCATTTTCGTCGGACTGGCGCTCGTGCTCAACAGTGCCATCTACACCGAGAACATGGCCACGCGGGGCGACACGAGTACGGCCGAGGCGATGTCAGTCGATACAGTGACCGAAGATCGGCTGCAAGGGTCGATCGATAATGCGAATTACGCTATCGATGAGGACAGCAGTTACTCTGTCCGCCGTTCTCGTATCCGTCAAAACGTGAGCACGTGGAATACTCTCATGGGAGGAAGGGAAGCCCGTAACGGGAGGAGTTACATTACCGAGTTGAATAGCATTACGAACGGCACACGAGTGGTACAACGTGATACGGTCGATTTCATGCCAGCTGACGACGATCTCGATCAGTCGGTGCTTGATCTGACAATTGATCCACTGGGCATCGAGGGACGTACAACCTGGCTGGTAGTGACTGACTCGGAAGTCCGTGATTTCGAGATGACGGTTGAGAAGGACTCCTTGAAGCAAACTCGCCAGGGTCTCATCGCTGACCTCGTCGACCTGACCGATACCGCATTGACGGGTAGCGACGAATTCTGGGTGCAAACTGAAGGCGGAGACGAGATGTGGAGGATATATCTCGTCAACGACACCGTCAACAACTCCGTCGCTGCCGTCACCACCGAACTGGAACGAGATGGGGACATAGTTCAGAATGAGACGATTCGGTCGGTTTGTAGCGTGAAGGGAGATGCTGCAACAATCCGATTCACATCTGGAGAGCTAGTAAGTGAAGACGATCGAACTGATTGTCCTGCACTACAAGACGCATTCGCGCCTGATGAGTACAACCTCTATTACGTCGGAGCAGACGAAGTTGCTGGCTCTTACCAGTTCATCGTCGACAAAGAGGAAGTCGCATTCAGGGATAGCGTAAGTGAAGAATACGAAGACGACGGTATCATCGGGAGTGCGATGGGGACACTCGAATGTATCCTGACACTCGGTATGTCTTGTAATCACGACGTATTCAAGGACTCACCCAACAGTAATGAGAAACCATATACGAATACCGCTATCTACGACGTTTCTGTCGAATCCACCTACCAAGACGACCGCATCACCTACACCCGGAACGTGACCTTCCCGCCCGCGGCCCGGTGA
- a CDS encoding DNA topoisomerase I, giving the protein MELIVTEKDNAARRIAEILSDGGASAERRNGVNVYRWGDKRCVGLSGHVVGVDFPPEYSDWRDVQPVELVDAQVVKTPTQENIVRTLQQLAADADEAVIATDYDREGELIGKEAYELIDEVADVPIKRVRFSSITENEVKNAFANPDDLDFDLAAAGEARQIIDLLWGAALTRFLSLSAKQLGDDFISVGRVQSPTLKLIVDREREIQAFDPDDYWELFADLQKDDEEFESQYFYREDGTENERLWDEERASETFEQLQGAREAIVESVNRRRRTDDPPEPFNTTQYIRAAGSLGLSAQKAMSVAEELYTAGYITYPRTDNTVYPDDLDPEELLEDFVGHHPFGDDAEALLEADEVDPTSGDEETTDHPPIHPTGEIPGKQDLSDDEWKVYELVVRRFFATVADAAEWEHLKVVADANGCLLKSNGKRLVEAGYHDVYPYFSTSENYVPAVEEGEVLDVTEARIEEKQTQPPRRRGQSRLIETMEDLGLGTKATRHNTLQKLYDRGYIESDPPRPTKLAMAVVEAAEEFADRIVDEDMTAQLEADMRAIAEGEKGLEDVTEESREMLSVIFDELHDSREEIGEHLRESMKADKTLGPCPECGEDLLVRRSRRGSYFVGCDGFPECENTLPLPSQGEPTVLDERCEEHDLRHVKMLAGRSTYVHGCPRCKAEEADEADDEVIGACPECGDEHDGELAIKQLRSGSRLVGCTRYPDCEYSLPLPRRGDIVVTEETCDEHGLPHLHVRDGEDDDDPWELGCPICNYAEYQERQAASEIEDLDGVGAKTAEKLAAAGIESLEDLQGADAASVASEVQGVSEDRIREWQTQASAGAAAD; this is encoded by the coding sequence GTGGAACTCATCGTCACCGAGAAGGACAACGCCGCCCGCCGGATCGCGGAGATCCTCTCCGACGGCGGCGCGTCGGCCGAACGGCGCAACGGCGTCAACGTGTACCGCTGGGGCGACAAGCGCTGCGTCGGCCTCTCCGGCCACGTCGTCGGCGTGGACTTCCCGCCCGAGTACTCCGACTGGCGGGACGTCCAGCCCGTCGAGCTGGTCGACGCCCAGGTCGTGAAGACGCCGACCCAGGAGAACATCGTCCGGACCCTCCAGCAGCTCGCGGCGGACGCCGACGAGGCCGTCATCGCGACCGACTACGACCGCGAGGGCGAGCTCATCGGCAAGGAGGCCTACGAACTCATCGACGAGGTCGCGGACGTCCCGATCAAGCGCGTCCGCTTCTCCTCCATCACGGAGAACGAGGTGAAGAACGCGTTCGCGAACCCCGACGACCTCGACTTCGACCTGGCGGCGGCCGGCGAGGCCCGCCAGATCATCGACCTGCTGTGGGGCGCGGCGCTGACGCGCTTCCTGTCGCTGTCGGCCAAGCAGCTCGGCGACGACTTCATCTCCGTCGGCCGGGTGCAGTCGCCGACGCTGAAGCTCATCGTCGACCGCGAACGGGAGATCCAGGCGTTCGACCCCGACGACTACTGGGAGCTGTTCGCCGATCTGCAGAAGGACGACGAGGAGTTCGAGTCCCAGTACTTCTACCGCGAGGACGGCACGGAGAACGAGCGCCTCTGGGACGAGGAGCGCGCCTCGGAGACCTTCGAGCAACTGCAGGGCGCCCGCGAAGCCATCGTCGAGTCGGTCAACCGCCGGCGCCGCACCGACGACCCGCCGGAGCCGTTCAACACCACCCAGTACATCCGCGCGGCCGGGTCGCTCGGGCTGTCGGCCCAGAAGGCCATGAGCGTCGCCGAGGAGCTGTACACCGCCGGCTACATCACCTACCCGCGGACCGACAACACGGTCTACCCCGACGACCTCGACCCCGAGGAGCTGCTCGAGGACTTCGTCGGCCACCACCCCTTCGGCGACGACGCCGAGGCGCTGCTCGAGGCCGACGAGGTCGACCCGACCTCGGGCGACGAGGAGACGACCGACCACCCGCCGATCCACCCGACCGGCGAGATCCCCGGCAAGCAGGACCTCTCCGACGACGAGTGGAAGGTCTACGAACTCGTCGTCCGGCGGTTCTTCGCGACGGTCGCCGACGCGGCCGAGTGGGAGCACCTGAAGGTCGTCGCCGACGCCAACGGCTGCCTGCTGAAGTCCAACGGCAAGCGGCTCGTCGAGGCCGGCTACCACGACGTCTACCCGTACTTCTCGACCTCCGAGAACTACGTCCCCGCCGTCGAGGAGGGCGAGGTGCTCGACGTCACCGAGGCCCGCATCGAGGAGAAGCAGACCCAACCGCCCCGCCGGCGCGGCCAGTCGCGGCTCATCGAGACGATGGAGGATCTCGGCCTCGGGACGAAGGCGACCCGGCACAACACCCTCCAGAAGCTCTACGACCGCGGCTACATCGAGAGCGACCCGCCGCGGCCGACGAAGCTGGCGATGGCGGTCGTCGAGGCCGCCGAGGAGTTCGCCGACCGCATCGTCGACGAAGACATGACCGCCCAGCTCGAGGCCGACATGCGCGCCATCGCCGAGGGCGAGAAGGGCCTCGAGGACGTCACCGAGGAGTCCCGCGAGATGCTCTCGGTCATCTTCGACGAGCTCCACGACTCCCGCGAGGAGATCGGCGAGCACCTCCGCGAGTCGATGAAGGCCGACAAGACCCTCGGTCCCTGCCCCGAGTGCGGCGAGGACCTCCTCGTCCGGCGCTCGCGCCGCGGGTCGTACTTCGTCGGCTGCGACGGCTTCCCCGAGTGCGAGAACACCCTCCCGCTGCCGAGCCAGGGCGAGCCGACCGTCCTCGACGAGCGCTGCGAGGAGCACGACCTCCGGCACGTCAAGATGCTCGCCGGCCGGAGCACCTACGTCCACGGCTGCCCGCGCTGCAAGGCCGAGGAGGCCGACGAGGCCGACGACGAGGTCATCGGCGCCTGCCCCGAGTGTGGTGACGAACACGACGGCGAACTCGCCATCAAGCAGCTCCGCTCGGGCTCCCGGCTCGTCGGCTGCACCCGCTACCCCGACTGCGAGTACTCGCTGCCGCTGCCCCGCCGCGGCGACATCGTGGTGACAGAGGAGACCTGCGACGAGCACGGCCTCCCGCACCTCCACGTCCGCGACGGCGAGGACGACGACGACCCCTGGGAGCTGGGCTGTCCCATCTGCAACTACGCGGAGTACCAGGAGCGACAGGCCGCCTCGGAGATCGAGGACCTCGACGGCGTCGGCGCCAAGACCGCCGAGAAGCTCGCCGCCGCCGGCATCGAGTCCCTCGAGGACCTCCAGGGCGCCGACGCCGCCTCGGTCGCCAGCGAGGTCCAGGGCGTCTCCGAGGACCGCATCCGCGAGTGGCAGACCCAGGCCAGCGCGGGCGCGGCCGCGGACTGA
- the gatB gene encoding Asp-tRNA(Asn)/Glu-tRNA(Gln) amidotransferase subunit GatB: MTAQTAEQRDLAAVIGLEVHVQLETATKIFCGCSTDAEEDEAPNTRTCPVCLGLPGALPVLNEGAVEAAVKVGKALDSDIPEETRFHRKNYYYPDLPKNFQITQYDAPICDGGELEFSVGGERRTVRIERAHLEEDPGSLQHAGGSIDTAEYTMVNYNRAGTPLLEIVTAPDFRGADEARAFLAKLEEVLEYLGVFDATRDGSLRVDANLSIVDADEIDDAGAVSEATLEGANRTEVKNISSHKGAEKALAYEETRQKNAIQRGREVEQETRHWDESRGITVSMRSKEEEKDYRYFREADLPPLRVSDWKAEIDIPELPDARRERFREEYGLDAESASKLTSTKQVADFYERIAEAFDPDLAATWVADNLLGELNYRDMAITDVDDRLDEFARLVELVDEDEITVKNAEETVLRRMLDDGLDPETVVEEEDLGKTGEDVVADAVTEAIEENPDAVEDYHEGEDGALNFLVGQVMQKTQGSADPGTVNELLREELE, from the coding sequence ATGACCGCACAGACCGCCGAGCAGCGAGACCTCGCGGCCGTCATCGGGCTGGAGGTCCACGTCCAGCTCGAGACGGCGACGAAGATCTTCTGCGGCTGTTCGACGGACGCCGAGGAGGACGAGGCCCCGAACACCCGGACCTGCCCGGTCTGTCTTGGCCTGCCGGGCGCCCTCCCCGTCCTCAACGAGGGCGCCGTCGAGGCCGCCGTGAAGGTCGGCAAGGCGCTGGACTCCGACATCCCCGAGGAGACCCGCTTCCACCGGAAGAACTACTACTACCCCGACCTCCCGAAGAACTTCCAGATCACCCAGTACGACGCGCCCATCTGCGACGGCGGCGAACTCGAGTTCTCCGTCGGCGGCGAGCGCCGGACCGTCCGCATCGAGCGGGCCCACCTCGAGGAGGACCCCGGCAGCCTCCAGCACGCCGGCGGCTCCATCGACACCGCCGAGTACACGATGGTCAACTACAACCGGGCCGGCACGCCGCTGCTGGAGATCGTCACCGCGCCGGACTTCCGCGGCGCCGACGAGGCCCGCGCCTTCCTCGCGAAGCTCGAGGAGGTCCTCGAGTACCTCGGCGTCTTCGACGCCACCCGCGACGGCAGCCTCCGGGTCGACGCCAACCTCTCCATCGTCGACGCCGACGAGATCGACGACGCGGGCGCCGTCAGCGAGGCGACCCTCGAGGGTGCCAACCGCACCGAGGTCAAGAACATCTCCAGCCACAAGGGCGCCGAGAAGGCGCTGGCCTACGAGGAGACCCGCCAGAAGAACGCCATCCAGCGCGGCCGCGAGGTCGAACAGGAGACCCGCCACTGGGACGAGTCCCGCGGCATCACCGTCTCGATGCGCTCGAAGGAGGAGGAGAAGGACTACCGCTACTTCCGGGAGGCCGACCTGCCGCCGCTCCGGGTCAGCGACTGGAAGGCGGAGATCGACATCCCCGAACTGCCGGACGCCCGCCGCGAGCGCTTCCGCGAGGAGTACGGCCTCGACGCCGAGTCGGCCTCGAAGCTCACCTCGACGAAGCAGGTCGCGGACTTCTACGAGCGGATCGCCGAGGCGTTCGACCCCGACCTCGCGGCGACGTGGGTCGCCGACAACCTCCTCGGCGAACTGAACTACCGCGACATGGCGATCACGGACGTCGACGACCGCCTCGACGAGTTCGCCCGCCTCGTCGAACTCGTCGACGAGGACGAGATCACCGTCAAGAACGCCGAGGAAACGGTCCTCCGGCGGATGCTCGACGACGGCCTCGACCCCGAGACCGTCGTCGAGGAGGAGGACCTCGGCAAGACCGGCGAGGACGTCGTCGCCGACGCCGTCACCGAGGCGATCGAGGAGAACCCCGACGCCGTCGAGGACTACCACGAAGGCGAGGACGGCGCGCTGAACTTCCTCGTCGGACAGGTGATGCAGAAGACCCAGGGCAGCGCCGACCCCGGGACGGTCAACGAACTCCTGCGCGAAGAGCTGGAGTAG
- a CDS encoding CBS domain-containing protein, with protein sequence MPVGNLGPEEVVTVSPDQTVDEVVDQFESEEVGAVVVTEDDEPVGLVTDRDVALAVGDGDDVAQQSVEDLMTEDPVTIQEDAESIEAARTIQEENVRRLPVVDDGGQLSGIVSTDDVVATVGEQLDDIADTIEAQSPDYSP encoded by the coding sequence ATGCCCGTAGGAAATCTCGGCCCCGAGGAAGTCGTCACGGTATCGCCGGACCAGACGGTCGACGAGGTCGTCGACCAGTTCGAGTCGGAGGAGGTCGGCGCCGTGGTCGTCACGGAGGACGACGAGCCGGTGGGGCTCGTCACCGACCGCGACGTCGCGCTGGCGGTCGGCGACGGCGACGACGTCGCCCAGCAGTCCGTCGAGGACCTGATGACCGAGGACCCCGTCACGATCCAGGAGGACGCGGAGTCCATCGAGGCCGCCCGGACCATCCAGGAGGAGAACGTCCGGCGGCTCCCGGTCGTCGACGACGGCGGCCAGCTGTCGGGCATCGTGAGCACCGACGACGTGGTCGCGACCGTCGGCGAACAGCTCGACGACATCGCCGACACCATCGAGGCGCAGTCGCCCGACTACAGCCCGTAA
- a CDS encoding Na(+)/H(+) antiporter subunit D: protein MIESVPPFAYVLAAAFLVAVLPARVGHLLGGLATAAVGVQALLLENGTYLDAGFLGFDVVFLNVDDPARLVAVAVATLATAAVLYAAATDVDRVRTAFALSYVASTVGVVFAGDWLTLIFFWELMAVTSTLLVWHYGGEAVRAGFRYALFHATGGTILLAAVVVHYASVRSFHYADNFGIAEAAVPLAAVGIGINCGFIFLHSWLPDTYPRPHVASSVFLSVFTTKTAAYVMYRAFPGEQLWLAYIGGAMAVYGVFYALLQYDPRRLLTYHIQAQVGYMLVGIGLGTELSTAGGLAHMFNNVLFKALLFMAVGVVIYRTGEEHIKNLGGLWNVMPLTFLAYLIGAASITAVPGTNGFISKGMVLDEAHHVHNYEFGLSGTAAYGDVLWWALIVGAVGTFMSFVKLGYYIFFHGENTVEPADATPGQTVAMLAVGGFCLLYGLVPDLLFELLPLSAEAISELHPYSTGHLVESAVLLVVGFAAFFALKGPIGRLASMPDVDRVLFPAAFYSGCGLVWGITELWAAVDRVVMATAGASMRVGSDPGGYAYRAAERVPGVAVEGLPREADRRSLRLRASVGTSVFIAIAVLFGALAVLLAYL, encoded by the coding sequence ATGATCGAGTCGGTCCCGCCGTTCGCGTACGTGCTCGCGGCCGCCTTCCTGGTCGCGGTGCTGCCGGCCCGCGTCGGACACCTCCTCGGCGGCCTGGCGACGGCCGCCGTCGGCGTCCAGGCGCTCCTGCTCGAGAACGGGACGTACCTGGACGCGGGGTTCCTCGGGTTCGACGTCGTCTTCCTCAACGTCGACGACCCGGCGCGGCTGGTCGCCGTGGCGGTCGCCACGCTCGCGACCGCCGCCGTTCTCTACGCCGCCGCGACGGACGTCGACCGCGTCCGGACCGCCTTCGCGCTCTCGTACGTCGCCAGCACCGTCGGCGTCGTCTTCGCGGGCGACTGGCTGACGCTGATCTTCTTCTGGGAGCTGATGGCGGTGACGTCGACGCTCCTGGTGTGGCACTACGGCGGCGAGGCGGTCCGCGCCGGCTTCCGGTACGCGCTGTTCCACGCGACCGGCGGGACGATACTGCTGGCCGCCGTGGTCGTCCACTACGCCTCGGTCAGGTCGTTCCACTACGCCGACAACTTCGGTATCGCCGAGGCCGCCGTCCCGCTGGCGGCGGTCGGCATCGGCATCAACTGCGGGTTCATCTTCCTGCACTCCTGGCTGCCCGACACCTACCCCCGGCCGCACGTCGCGTCGTCGGTGTTCCTGTCGGTCTTCACGACGAAGACCGCCGCCTACGTCATGTACCGGGCGTTCCCAGGCGAACAGCTGTGGCTCGCCTACATCGGCGGCGCGATGGCAGTCTACGGCGTCTTCTACGCCCTGCTGCAGTACGACCCGCGGCGCCTCCTCACCTACCACATCCAGGCGCAGGTCGGGTACATGCTGGTCGGCATCGGCCTGGGGACCGAGCTCTCAACCGCCGGCGGGCTCGCCCACATGTTCAACAACGTCCTGTTCAAAGCGCTGCTGTTCATGGCCGTCGGCGTCGTCATCTACCGGACCGGCGAGGAGCACATCAAGAACCTCGGCGGCCTCTGGAACGTGATGCCACTGACGTTCCTGGCGTACCTGATCGGCGCGGCCTCCATCACGGCGGTCCCGGGGACCAACGGCTTCATCTCGAAGGGGATGGTCCTCGACGAGGCCCACCACGTCCACAACTACGAGTTCGGGCTCTCGGGGACGGCCGCCTACGGCGACGTCCTCTGGTGGGCGCTCATCGTCGGCGCCGTCGGGACGTTCATGTCGTTCGTCAAGCTGGGCTACTACATCTTCTTCCACGGCGAGAACACCGTCGAACCGGCGGACGCGACGCCCGGCCAGACCGTCGCGATGCTCGCCGTCGGCGGTTTCTGCCTGCTCTACGGGCTCGTCCCAGACCTGCTGTTCGAGCTGCTGCCGCTGTCGGCGGAGGCGATCTCGGAGCTGCACCCTTACAGCACGGGCCACCTGGTCGAGAGCGCGGTCCTGCTCGTCGTCGGCTTCGCGGCGTTCTTCGCGCTGAAGGGCCCCATCGGGCGGCTCGCGTCGATGCCTGACGTCGACCGGGTGCTGTTCCCCGCAGCCTTCTATAGCGGCTGCGGCCTCGTCTGGGGGATCACGGAGCTGTGGGCGGCCGTCGACCGCGTCGTCATGGCGACGGCGGGCGCGTCGATGCGCGTCGGCTCGGACCCCGGCGGCTACGCCTACCGGGCCGCCGAGCGTGTCCCCGGGGTCGCCGTCGAGGGACTGCCGCGCGAGGCTGACCGCCGCTCCCTGCGGCTCCGCGCCTCCGTCGGCACGAGCGTCTTCATCGCCATCGCCGTGCTGTTCGGCGCGCTCGCCGTCCTCCTGGCGTACCTGTAG
- a CDS encoding DUF7518 family protein, translating to MAGNRVEELEAKVRELEATIDGLTDELVETKERLQAIEDETGVQADVIERRSTPARDRQRDEVASDEEPADDAGTESADDVNSDENEGEDNADTGSGDDIIVA from the coding sequence ATGGCTGGGAACCGAGTGGAGGAACTTGAGGCCAAGGTGCGCGAACTCGAAGCGACGATCGACGGACTGACCGACGAACTCGTGGAGACGAAAGAGCGGTTGCAGGCGATCGAGGACGAGACCGGCGTCCAGGCGGACGTCATCGAGCGGCGGTCGACCCCCGCCCGCGACCGGCAGCGCGACGAGGTAGCGTCCGACGAAGAACCCGCAGACGACGCAGGGACCGAGTCGGCCGACGACGTTAACTCCGACGAGAACGAGGGGGAGGATAACGCGGACACCGGGTCCGGCGACGACATCATCGTCGCCTGA
- a CDS encoding phosphoglycerol geranylgeranyltransferase, translating to MSAPWADWDHVVKIDPDKTLVEGETFEDVCATGTDALEIGGTTGMTEEKMARFVEATTKYDIPVYIEPSNVAAVVHRDGLDGYLVPVVLNAGDIFWMTGAHKEWARLDDDIDWTHTYTEAYIVLNPDSSVADYTQADCDLGADDVAAYAEIAEQMLGQEIVYVEYSGMLGDPEVVQAAADGVDEATVFYGGGIGDYDSAYEMGSRADTVIVGDLVHDEGVDAVRETVEGAKDAAAELADGA from the coding sequence ATGAGCGCGCCCTGGGCCGACTGGGATCACGTCGTCAAGATCGACCCCGACAAGACGCTCGTGGAGGGCGAGACGTTCGAGGACGTCTGCGCGACGGGGACGGACGCCCTCGAGATCGGCGGCACGACGGGCATGACCGAGGAGAAGATGGCTCGGTTCGTCGAGGCGACGACGAAGTACGACATCCCGGTCTACATCGAGCCGTCGAACGTCGCGGCGGTGGTCCACCGCGACGGCCTCGACGGCTACCTCGTCCCGGTGGTGCTCAACGCCGGCGACATCTTCTGGATGACCGGCGCCCACAAGGAGTGGGCCCGACTCGACGACGACATCGACTGGACGCACACATACACCGAGGCGTACATCGTGCTGAACCCCGACTCGTCGGTCGCCGACTACACCCAGGCCGACTGCGACCTCGGGGCGGACGACGTGGCCGCGTACGCGGAGATCGCCGAGCAGATGCTCGGCCAGGAGATCGTCTACGTCGAGTACTCGGGGATGCTCGGCGACCCCGAGGTGGTGCAGGCCGCCGCCGACGGCGTCGACGAGGCGACGGTCTTCTACGGCGGCGGCATCGGCGACTACGATTCTGCCTACGAGATGGGGTCGCGGGCCGACACCGTCATCGTCGGCGACCTCGTCCACGACGAGGGCGTCGACGCCGTCCGCGAGACGGTCGAGGGCGCGAAGGACGCGGCGGCGGAACTCGCCGACGGCGCCTGA